A segment of the Microscilla marina ATCC 23134 genome:
TCGTTTAGCCAAACAAATTACTGAACATTTTTTTGCTACAATATCTACCGGAGAAGAAGTAGAAAAAGATTTTATTGCAGGGTTGAAAACTGACTTGTTGAAAGGGTTTGCTGATAAAGTGGACCAAATTGACCAAAATCCTTCTAAATTGAGAAGTAAACTAATCAAGCGGTTGCCTACCACACTTGCAGGGCTTTATTATACTTCTGATACCCACCAGCAGTTAAAGGTGACTTCATTTTGGGCGGGCGATTCACGTTGTTACGCACTTACTGCCAATGGGTTGTGCCAATTGTCAAACGATGATTTGAACGGAACACCTGATGCACTTGAGAATCTACTGATGGATGCTACCATTTCTAATTGTATACATGCCGATGGTAAGTATTCAATTAATCAAAGCACTGTTTTGGTCAAAGAACCAGTCATATTAATTACCGCCACTGATGGTTGTTTTGGTTTTGTAAAATCTCCGGCACATTTTGAGTATTTGTTGTTGCAAGCACTTATGAACAGCCAATATGATGCAGAAGCCTGGAAAGAGTGCCTGGAGGAGGCAATGGGAGCAATTGCTGGAGATGACCTGAGTATGAGTGTACTGGCATTGGGCAGGAAAACTTTGGAAGACTGGAAAGTTTATTTTTATGAAAGGTTTAAGTATGTGCAAGCACGGTTTGTGCGTCCTGTAGAAGAAGCCGAAGCCAGTATGCAGTTTTTGCAAAAACAAGAAGGATTTTTGCCCGTAGAAACAGAAAAACTCTATAAGCAAAAACGATTGCTTTTGGAACAGCTTTGGCAAGCATACAAAGAGAATTATTACGGGTAAACGCTTGTCTTGTGGTGGTATAATTACTGAACTTGCTTGAGGTATTAATTTTGAAAGCCAGAGAAGTTCATGAAATATTTGAGAATAGAAAATTTAGGTAACAATGATTAAAAGTGCTTTTAATGTACAATATGTAAACAGACTGCGTAGGTTTTGGGCATTTTTACTGGACTTATTTTTATACATTATCTTTTTTGTGCCAGTAACTATAGCCTTGCTGCTCATTTCTTTTGAACAAAAAACTATTCTATATTTTTGCTTGTACCTGTTGTTTCTAATTGGGTTTTTTCAGGTATACCTTACGTTTCGCCTGGGAGGTTCGATGGGTAAGCTTACTTTAGACATTAAGGTAGTTACTCATGAAAAAGAATATGTGAGCCTGGGGCAGGCATTGATACGTACTTTTCCTTATATAATTGCCAGTATTTATCTCATTGCTTTTCTTCATTATGTGTAGACAACTTAC
Coding sequences within it:
- a CDS encoding RDD family protein, whose translation is MIKSAFNVQYVNRLRRFWAFLLDLFLYIIFFVPVTIALLLISFEQKTILYFCLYLLFLIGFFQVYLTFRLGGSMGKLTLDIKVVTHEKEYVSLGQALIRTFPYIIASIYLIAFLHYV